The segment ATGTTCCCGCATGGGCTCGCAAGAGCAGTGAGCTTGCCGCACATCTGGCATTTAATGATTTAACGGAACGATTTAAAATACGGGACGATAAGATATAGTGTTACTCTGAATTTATTTTATGTATATTTGTCATGCTGAATTTATTTCAGCATCTCATTTTACTTTGAAAAGACCCTGAAACAAGTTCATCGGTGACACGTTAACCATTAAACGTACATTTCCGAAAAATTTTACTAAATTTTTTTCATAGGAGACAGGACAGGTAAATTCAAATGTACTATAAATTCGTCCATGAAAAATAAAGGAAAAATAAAAAATGAAAATAATAGAACCACAACAGGCATTTTTGGGATTAGATGAAAACGATGCGGTATCATATGAGGACGCAAAGGCGGTAATAATACCGTTTGGGCTGGAAGCCTCGGTAAGTTATGGCGGCGGTACGTCAAAAGGCCCTCAGGCTATGATAGATGCCAGCCATGAAGTCGAGCTATTTGACGAGCATCTTTGGTGTGAGCCTTATAGGGATATCGGAATTGTTACTATTGAAGAACCTGAAATAGATAAAGACCTGCCCAAAGCTCTGGAACAGTTGGAGCAGTTGGTACAAAAAGTAATGGACGACGGAAAGTTCCCGTTCGTGTTTGGCGGTGAGCATTCTATCACGGCAGGGGCTATCCGCCCTTATGTACGCAAATATGATGACCTTGTCATATTGCATTTTGATGCACATGCCGATTTGCGTGACGGCTATGACGGTGAGCATTACAGTCACGCATCTGCCCTACGCCGTTGTTTAGATGATGACAGGGTAAAAAATAACGGTGAGCATCTGACTCTTGTATCATGCGGTATCAGAAATATCTCGGCAGGTGAAATACCTTTTTTAGAAGCCAACCGCAACCGTATCCATATTTACTGGGCAAAGGATAAACGAAACTGGGATATTGACGAGATAATATCGCATTTAAAAGGAAAGAACGTATATCTTACTTTTGACGTGGACGGATTTGACGGTAGCCTGATGCCTGCCACAGGCACTCCTGAACCGGGGGGGCTGTTTTGGGAAGATGCTTTAAATATAATAACAAAAGCGGCTAGTGTCAGCAATATAGTGGGTGCTGACATAAACGAGCTTGCCCCGATAGAGGGCTGGCACGCCTGCGATTTTCTGGCTGCAAAACTGGCATATAAAATATTGGGTTTGGAACTTTGTAAGAAATCATAACCTAATGACAATTTAACTTTCTTTTTCGTTTGTTTGTGTATCGGATTTATTAATAATCACAACAGTTCGTGCTATTTTATCATGAA is part of the Alphaproteobacteria bacterium CG11_big_fil_rev_8_21_14_0_20_39_49 genome and harbors:
- the speB gene encoding agmatinase, with protein sequence MKIIEPQQAFLGLDENDAVSYEDAKAVIIPFGLEASVSYGGGTSKGPQAMIDASHEVELFDEHLWCEPYRDIGIVTIEEPEIDKDLPKALEQLEQLVQKVMDDGKFPFVFGGEHSITAGAIRPYVRKYDDLVILHFDAHADLRDGYDGEHYSHASALRRCLDDDRVKNNGEHLTLVSCGIRNISAGEIPFLEANRNRIHIYWAKDKRNWDIDEIISHLKGKNVYLTFDVDGFDGSLMPATGTPEPGGLFWEDALNIITKAASVSNIVGADINELAPIEGWHACDFLAAKLAYKILGLELCKKS